The DNA region GAGAGAGTGCGAAAGGCGATCATATCGTGCCCATACATTGCTGGTGCCTCTGTCCTTTGCCCACGGGGCAATTCAGAGATCCTataggagagggaagaaaacctGTGGGGGTGTTCGCCCACGACCGGCCCAAAGCCCTGCTGAGGCTGGCatccctccccgccagcccccatTTCCGTACCGTCCGCCCTGCAATACCTCTGCTTTGCACTAAGCTTGTGCCCAATAAGCTTGTGCAATTGTATTGGAGTTATTAGAGCTGATTAAATACTCTCTGGGTCCCCATGGAGCTGgagctcagctcctggctccaTCCCATCCTCCCCGATGGATCAGGCTTGCTGGGACAATGGCAAGGAGTAAAGCAGACCTGGGGAGCCAAGCACCATCTTGGGGTGACACCAGCCCTGAGGAAGGGTCTGTCCCCACCTAACGAGGCAACGCAAATGCTGTTCGGGAGCTTCGCCTGCTTGATGCTTTCCCTGAGCGCTCCCTTACCTTCTCGTCTCAGTGCCCCAGGAGCAGCGGCGGCCACCCTTCAGTAGACACAGGGTTTGGCAGAGCCCCTCTCCTTCTTGTTCATGGGCTCGGTGTCCGAATCCGGCAGGCTGCTGATGTATCTGTACTTGCTGGTGGGTGACCTCTGAGAGGACAGGAGCCCGTCAGACCTTCCCAAAGGGGCAAGGTGGTGAAGCGAGGGCTGGGTCCCCTTATTGCAAGGGCAATGCAACGAAAAGGATAGtcacagcaggcagaggaggctgcACAGGGTCCCACGTTAAGGCTTCATGGTATTACACCCGGATCTGcccagggaggaaagggaggcacaGCGGGACCACAGCACCCTGCGGGACCGGGCACCCCTTCCTCACCCTccacctccccttccctgcaggaAAATGGGGACAGCGGGACGGGGAGGGGTGCGCAGGAGCTTTGCTGCCTTGCAATACAAACCCAAGGAAATTGCCCGTGAtgctcagccccaggaaaatCAAACATTGGAGGGATCCAATTTCAACCCTGGATGTGGGGTGGGTGTTACAGGACCCCTCAGCGCCCCTGACCACCCCTAAATGTCACCCCAGCACCTTTCCCATCCATCTTTGCACCCTCAAGCCCGTACACTTACCTTGACAGGAGCAAACTCCTGCTGGATCAGCTTCTTGAACTCACTTCTACTGAACGGCTCCgatttcttccccttcctggcaTTGCCCTGGTAACTCTCCATCATGTCAGTGATGGCTTTAATGAGCCTAGACATGTTTCCAGTCCTGGAGAGGAGTAAAACTTGAGGACACAGCAAGGTGGCAGGGGCAACTCTGCCCGCAGGAAAACCCCCACGTCCCCTTCCAAtaactcaaaatattttcagtccagTTTCAGCCTTTCGAAATTTCTTTGCCAGAGGTAAAAAGAAACCACCCTTTGCTGGGTGCTGAAAGCCGGGCTGCCCACCGCCCCGGCTGCTCTCGGGACTTTCACCTTAATTCACTTCATTTCTCTACTTTCCCACTCCCTGCTTAAATTAAAAGGATGAAGCTCCCCGTAGCCATCTCAGGCACTTGTCGGGTTGAATGAATCAGCTCTTGCAGCTAAGGAAAGTGCCGTGTTTACACACCCACCGCACTCGGGGCTGGGCGGAGGGAGTCCGGGCAGGTAATCCTGTGCTTGTGTCTTGCTGCCCCGAGCCCTGCTGGGAAGGACTGGTTGCAAAATGACCCTGAAAACATAAAAGCTCATTTCAAGTACAAAAAGAAACGGCGGAGACTCACCTTGCTCACCTGCATCAACCAGCCAACGGGCACAGATCAGACTGGTGGGAGCAGCTCTGTGCAAGCTCCTTGCAGGCTGCCGCAGAGTGGGTGGAGGGTGAGGATTTCTTCCGGTCAGTCCTGTTCTCTGGCTGCTTCTCCGCATTGCTGCACTTCCCAGGGAGCCTCCCTTATTATCCTTCCCCAGGGAGGATGTTTACCAGCACACCTGGGAAAGACGTATGTAGGTCAGcgtgcagctctgctctccacgGGCGCTGCTCGGGGACCCGAGCGGGGAGCGCAGGGGTTTGCACTGGAGACACCTCcttggatcaaaaaaaaaaagctaaccaGAAGTTCTCTTCATATATGGAAGTTTGCATTTAGCTTCTCCCAaaagagtttttttcctttacaaccAAGGTGATTTGTGAGTTCATGGGGTGTTGCAGTGTCGAAGCTTAGAAAATGTCATAGGCAGGATAACTTCCTGCAGAAAAGGTGGTTTGAATCTTATTTTTGAGGCTATCCCACCTGTCTCGTACGGGCTGCCACTGGGCCCAGACTGCATTCACGTTTGCCCAGCTTGGACAAtggcagcagagctgtggttTCTTCTGCAAGAAAGGAGAAAGCGCACTGAGCTGGTTTTCAAACAGGGCAGCCTGCACCCAAGAGTGTTGGCAGTGTGGGGACGCCCGGTGACACCCCAGGTGGCCATGACCAATGGGGTTATGAGCTCCCTCCTATGGGAAAGTCACTTACGACACATCTCGACGGGACAGGGACTGCCACCACCCATCCCAGCAGCATGGCCTGGGTGCCAGGCTGCATTTCAGCCCCGATGGAGCAAACTGCTCCATGCGTGGGGCCAGGCTGCATTTCAGCCCCGATGGCGCACACCAAGCTGCGcgtggggccaggcagggctccCGGGGAAAGAACAAGGCACAGGGGCTGCGGGGATGCTGCAGCgaggcagccagggcaggacGCCTGGCTCTCGGCCGATTCTCTGTGTGGTCTCAGAGAAGTCAATGACCGCAGGTTTGCTCACCTGGAAAAGGGGGTGTAACAAGCCCTCCCTGCTGTGAAGGGTGTGCCAGCTTTCATTAAGGGCTCAGGCACCGTCCCAAGATTGCCAGATACGGTACGAAGCCAGATGAGATCACGCTCTGCATCAATCTTCCCAGGCGGCGTTTGCAGGGACGGGTTCGTAGCAGCGTGTTTGGGAGAGGAGGGGTTGTTGGAGCCAACCTGCGCCGCCCACGTATCGCTGCTGACACCGCCAGTGCGGCACAAGACATCTCTGCAATTAGGTGGGTTGTAAATGAGATGCAGACCATGGTCTGGAGCTAAATTTTACCCTGGCACAGTGAGGCGAGAGGCAGCAAGTCGCTGCAGGCCCTCTGCAGCAAGGGCTGCCCGGCACACGGATGCTGTCAGTGGAAGCCGGATCAGCCCAGGGGCTGCTCTCGCAGCTCCCTGGGAGCTGGAGCTTTCGGgagagccccagccctgggggactCACTCCAGGGCTATATTTGGGATGGCCAGGCAACTGTGGACAGACAGCAGCACAATTTACCCTGCAGCCTTTTGGGGTACAGCCTTGCCAGGTTGCTTAGCACAAACCCCACCGAGAGACCAACATCCCCACGATGTCTCTGCCATGAGCTGGAGCGCCTGCTGCTCCCGGCCATGCCTTTGATGGAGACGCAGGCAAAGGAGTGTTCTCTCATGGGCTGGAGCCATCCCAATGGCCAAGTGCTCAGGGTTTAAGGCTTTATGTTGGCAGGTTCCTATCTCTGTACAAACAGTCTTGGAAGAGCATCACTCTGCCGCAGGGACGGTGCATGCTCAGGCGCGGGAGGGACCCCAGGAccggggatgctggggggtgaCCAGGCATGGCAGTGCGGAAGCCACTGCGCCAGGCAGGAAGCGTTTGCGGAGGAGGATGGGAAGGCAACGCATGGCAATGGCACCTACAACCGCCATACTCCTCCCTCCACCGCTGCCGCCTCGATTAGCACACATCCGCCCGGGGAATGAGAGGAATTAGGAGGAAAATTGCTCTGAATCATTCTGAGCCAGTCCCTTCCACCGGTTACTCCCTCCGAGTCTGCTGCCACCACGGTGCCATCCCGCGGCGGCACGTCCCCATCCACAGCAGTGTCAGGCTGGCTTTGCTGGGCTCTGGGCGCAGGTTTGCCCATGACAGCAGGTCGGCTCCTGGCCACGGGCCTCACCGGCACCCCAGGACCGACCAGTTTTACCCACTGTGGCTCATCCCTATCGGCGTGTCTAAATCGATAACGAATGCGACGCGCATGGTGCTTCAAAGTCCCCAATTGCCACGGCACTGGGCATTGCACAACCCCTCCTGTGCCAGCCACCGGGCTGCTGACCCCACGTCGAGGGGTCTGTGGGGGCTGAAGGGGGTCTGCAGCAGGTGGAGGAGGTCAACGGTGGGTGGAGGGGGTTTGTGGTGAGCAGGGGGACCAGGCAGgatggggctgctggggctgggctgggtccCAGCTGGGAGGcacagctcagccccagctggaTCACATCTCCTCGTTGCAGGGTCATAAAACCCAGCCCTGCAGGGTTCAGCCCCTTTTCTTCAGCCTGGGAGCTTTGGGAGGGGGTCAGCAGTGTGAGGAGCTGGCAGGGCCACCCCAAGGCCGTTTTGATGGGACAGGACAGGGTTGCAATTAGGGGAGACATAGTCCTTAGGCTGGGACCCTCAGCAGGGAGCGAATGCAAGCTGATGGCATTGGGGCAAAGCTCAGGGAGAAGGATGTGGGGTACAACTCCCCCAAGcagggaaaagagaggaggaTTTAGCATTTATCTGCATCCATCATTTGCCTGCTCCTTTCAGCTGCACCCTGGAGGAACTGTGGtgcttctcccttctcctgctctccGCAGGACGCAGGTAAGAAGAGCTGACGTGGTAGTGTTGAGAAAGAAAGGAGCCCTTTCCAGCAAAACTGTGTGGTGGCTTGAGCAGGGGGCCTATGAGAGAGGAGTTTGGGGTGTTTGCAAATGGATGTACGCCCTGATGCTGCCAGCTTAGcctaaaaattaagtttttgtttCTGGCACACGAATTGGAATAATCCTACTTATTGCAAACAGCACTGGTGGTGTAGAAATAGGGGATGTGATGAATAGGGGGGGTCACAGGACAGGGCTCTGGCTGTGATCAGTGGGCCAGGGTGCAAccccggggagcagggcaggaccgTGGGGTTCCCCAGGCTGCTCCGGGGCTGGTGGCCGCCCCAGCAGCCTCGGTGGCATATGCCACCAGGTGGCAGCAGGAACCTGTCACAGACTGCCTGGTTCTCAGCTTGCAAAGGTCAAATCCTGCCTTAGAACTTGGGGGTGAAggcaggtggggctgggggctgcacacCTCCTCTTTCGTGCTGCTGGAGAACTGCTCTTGGGGCAGCAAGGCTGGCGGATCCCAGGTGCCATCCCCAACCAGGCAGCGTGGCCATGGGCAGCAGAGCACCTTGCCCATCAGCCTGAGCGAGCATCCCTCTGCAGCATGGGGTACGGTGCGGTTGGGGTGTTTCCAACACCTTCTTCCTTGCATTGCTTTGGTGTCTCCTCTGTTTGGGAGCTGCCAGGTCTTTTGGGGTGAAAGGGTGCGTACAGATTTGGGGACCGCTCTACTGTTAAGGGAGGACCCAATCGCCTCTGCTTGCTCTCAGCCCTGCGTTGGTGTCCTGGTCCTGCTGCACTCAGGGTGTGCGGTGGCTCGTTCTTCACCACCTCTAGTGTGATGGTCCAACAGCTCCAGCGGGTGACACAACAGGAGTCCCACACCCCCGGGGATTCAGGGTTTCAGGGGAGCGTAAAGTCCCGCTGTGTTGGCAAATATCCTATTGCATCAGCACCGCAAGCTTCGAGGCTGGTTCCTGCCTGGATCCTGGGGGAAGGTCCCAGGATGGTTTgtgggtgcccccagcacccagattTGTGGGCTTGGCCTTTGCACAGGGAGACCCCTCTGCTGCAGAGAAGAGAAGGGCTGACCACCCACCAGCAGGGTGCTGAGCTCCTgaaaagctgctctgctgcacatGGGACCCGAACCACCCTTGTCCCAAAAGCTGGGCATGCCCTTAtgggccagccctggggacagctcgGTTCTTGGAGGTGAtgtgcctctgccctggcagggtggtggcaaTGAACCAGCTCTACTCTCTCCCTTGGGTGTGGGGCTCTTACCTGCTCCAGAGACCTGAAAGTGCTGTAGGATTGGGTGCACGACCCATATTGGGGTGCAGGATCTGACTCCAGAAGGGACCTGCCACCCTGTGCAGGCTCAGGCAGAGCTGAGCAGACTCTGGTCCCTGCAGCAGGTTTTACCTTGTAAGAAGGTGTTTGACACTTGAGATGTCAAAATTGACTCCAAAGGAAGCTGAAGCAACCTGGCCAGCAGTGGTGAAGCAAACTTGCGGCAGTCTTGTGTTACCCAGAGGGCTTGCTTCAGTGCTGCTGGTTTGGGGAAGCTTGTGGCAGGTTCCTTCAGAGAGCAGGGCGATTTCAGGGCTTTGACTCACCCTTAGGAAATCACAACTGTTCCTTTTTCCCTTGTAAAAAGGCATTTGCAAATCAGTAGCCAGGCTCTAAGCATGCATGGtgggaggctgctcagcagcatcgCAGGCATTTCCAGCCACCCACTCTGGAAAGCAGCTATTAATAATGGACACCTCCTCGCTGTAAACTCAGGATGCTCTGAGTGAGGAGTTGGGGTTGTTCTCAGTTCTTGACCACACAAAACCCAGCAGTTGGACCTTGCTGCTGGCTATAGCACTAAAACTAAATGCATCGACCCCCcagctcccttccaaccccaTGCCAGGGCCCTGCAGAGCAGAAGTGCTGTAAAAAGGGTGCTCCTGCAGAAAAGAGTGCTCATccatcctcttccttccttctagCTCTCGCCTACCACGACAGCTCAATCCTAGGAGACATGCAGAGTGTTTTCAGGCCAAAATGGGCTTTTTTCTAGTTGGAAATGCAAAGACTTGTCAAATTATACCGCCTTCCCTGAACTATGGAGCACATTATAATGTCAGGAATATTGTGAGCACCCGCTGCAATGAACCCTGCTCTCCCCAGGTGTCCACCTCGCCCCTGAGAACCTGCAGCCTGTCTCCAGGGTGGATTTGCCTGGTTTAAAACCATGCTGGGAGAGAGCAATGTGCAGGACTTGCTTCGAGGAAAACCCACGCAGACAGAGAGAAGAGCTTTGACAGCCTCAGGGCAAATCTTTATTTGGCAGCCGAACCATCAAActtgaaggaaggaaaggagggaggtgggcagagagggatggaggggagaaaGCCGGGGGCTGCAAGCACTGCATGGGTGCCTTTGGCCAGGGACCACAGCCCGCCTCAGTGGTGGTGTTGGTGCTGgtgtttgtgctgctgctgctgctgctgctgctgctggtcctcGACTTCGTGGAGGTGTTCGTGGGTGGCAATGGTCACACGGGTGATCAGCAACATCATCTCGCAGAAGCTGATCTGCTCATCCTTGTTGACATCGAGGTCCTTCATGATTTCGTCAATGGTGGCCCTGTTTTTCACGTGCTGCAAAGGAAGGGGCAGGGTGAGGGCAAAGTCCCGTCATTCACAGCTCAAGCCTCCCCCCAGCCTTGCTGGGACCCTCACAGGTGCCAGGTCCCCAACAGTCCGGTGCTGTGTGTGGCTCCATCCTTGTGCCATCATCACCCATTGCTTTGGGTACAGCAATGATTCACCCGTGGCGATGAAGCAATCGGAGAGCAACAGGCTAGCACCACTGCAAGGCCACCGTGCAACGTGGAGACCGATGAAGGCAGCAGTGTTATGTCAGCCACAAACCTCTCCTCTAGCGCGTTGGATCAAAAACACTTTACCTTCTACTTCAGCAAAATGAGATACAAAAAATGGGCTTTTTGGCGGATATTTCTGGCATTGCTGCTCCTAGATGGCAGGGGAACTCTCGGGCAGTCTGATCCTGATTTTTGCAGATGAGGTGATGAGGGTAAATATCTGGCTGCAGTTCACCCAGACCTGGGTGGGTTTCCTTCATCTGTCTTTACGGAGCATGTTTGGAAAGTGGCAGTTGGACAGCGAGGGTCTGGGCAGAAGGTGTTGGGGCAGGAGAGTAGAGTGGGAAGGGAGTGAATCCGGTCCCTGGGGGTATTCAGGCAATGGGGTCCAGCCCGGCTCCCTCCCTACGTGGGTCATGAGAAACTCCACTCACCCTCAGGTAGTTTGCAAGCTGCTTCTCAATCAGGAGCTTCAGCTCGTGCTTGGTCAGGGTGTCTCTGTCTCCCTCCCGTCTCGAGTACTGGTGGAAGACATCAATGATGACATCCATGGCCTTCTCCAGCTCAGAGAGCTGTTCCTGGGTCTGGGGGATCTGGAAGAGAAACGGTTACACTGAATAACGTCGGGAGCCGCAATAGATGGGGAAATCTGATGTAAACCAGCGAGGCTCCGGTATAGCCACCTGCTGCACACCAGATGAAGACGCAGCCTGGCTTTGTTCAGTCATTCTTTTTTGGGGGATAAATTTGagctgtttggtttgggtttgctCTTATCTACAAGCCAAAGGAGACTGAAGGGGCTTGCAGCCTTTGCCTGCTTCTGCTCTGGGATGTACAAGTGCAGATAAGAGCTGAGAGCTGATTTCCCCCCCAAATGTGCCTTCTGTAAGTCAAGCACTGTTGGAGCAAGGCTCCCAAAATAGCTGGCGGCACTGCAAAAACCTCTGTAGAGACAGGGAGTATGAGATCTGATGTCCAGGAGCCCCTTTGGTGGTCAGACTGTGCTGTGGGGAGCCTCTTCCTGGAGGAGACATCTCTCCTTGTGGGTTGTGCTTGGATGAGCCTGAGTGGAGATGGTTATCCTCTGCCAGCAACTGATGGCAGCTCACACGGCGAGGAGAGGCTCCCCGAGGGTCCTTGCACCTCCGATGGCCCAGCCAGCACCTGGAAAAGAGCATAGAGACCTTAAATGCCCAAGTCACCATTGGACTTGCCTTGCTCATCTTGACGAAGTAGAGAGATCCACCAGGACTGGAGTGGGGCTGGTCCCAGGTGCGGCATCTCTTATAGCCTGGCCATCCGCCTGCGCCACTCCACCGGTTGTGAAATGTCTCTGTTTCATCCAATTCCAGTCCATCTTCATGACATACTCATGTATTGCTTAAGGCTCCAGGGTAGTTCCTTAAAAGGGGTCTCTGTGGCTTTTTCCACAAGGTCGGTGTGTCACGTACTCTGGCTGGGTGGCAGGGAGGTGGCCAGGACACGGCCATGTCCCCTTCACCCCCTCCACCTGGCTGTTGGGGCTGCAGTTCTCCATCAGCTCTCGACAGAAGTCCATTCCCTTTGGCTTCCTCAATTTCACC from Calonectris borealis chromosome 29, bCalBor7.hap1.2, whole genome shotgun sequence includes:
- the LOC142094039 gene encoding protein MRP-126-like, whose product is MSKIPQTQEQLSELEKAMDVIIDVFHQYSRREGDRDTLTKHELKLLIEKQLANYLRHVKNRATIDEIMKDLDVNKDEQISFCEMMLLITRVTIATHEHLHEVEDQQQQQQQQQHKHQHQHHH